The Brachypodium distachyon strain Bd21 chromosome 4, Brachypodium_distachyon_v3.0, whole genome shotgun sequence nucleotide sequence CTGATAGCACACGAGATTTCAGTTCAGAGCCCAGTTTAATGGCGAGTGACGAAACCAACCACTCGTTCCATGAGCGCAGCCGCCTCGCTGCCGCCCGGCTCGTCGATGAAGAAGCCGTGGCCCTCGCCTTCGGACACGAACCACTCCACGGACCCGCCCCACCCGCTGGACACAACGGCCTCGTAGTACGCCCGATCCCTCGGCATCCTCGGGTCCTCGGACGCCGCGGTCACCAACATCCTCTCGCACGCAAGCGCGGCCAGGCtcggcgcgccggcggccgtcgGGTTCATCCTCGGGTCATCCAGCCCGCCCCTGGCGCCCGGGCAAATGACCGCCCACCTCTTCTTCACGCTGGCCCAGtgttcctccgcctccgcctccatccTCTGCTCGCCGCAGAACGAAGGGTGCAGCAGGATCGCGCCTTCTATGCGCGCCGGGGCGCGCAGGCCAGTCAAGCCCGCGTCGATTGCCATGTTGTGGGCTATGTTCCCGCCGGCGCtgaggccggcgaggaagacGCGGCCCAGATCGCCGTGTTCCGACAGCCACGGGTCGGCAGAGCCGGACGCAGCCCAGTTGAGCGTCAGCCAGGAGTCGTCGTAGGCTGCCGGCAGCGGGTGCTCCGGAGCAAGGCGGTAGTCGACGGAGACGGCGATGGCACGGGCCCTGGCGGCTAGGGAGTTGACGTAGCGGTGGTACCTAGGACTGCCGGCTGACCCG carries:
- the LOC100828123 gene encoding 2-hydroxyisoflavanone dehydratase, translated to MDESKLSPNYLIPSWPLVLTCPANLIHAAAHLAPIEYLALASHGLESGQMDSGSTEVLVDAGSFRLYNDGHVERLDGVDHVPAGFDADTGVTSKDVVIDAVTGVAARLYLPDIQAAAGRSDGTAITKLPIVVFFHGGYFIVGSAGSPRYHRYVNSLAARARAIAVSVDYRLAPEHPLPAAYDDSWLTLNWAASGSADPWLSEHGDLGRVFLAGLSAGGNIAHNMAIDAGLTGLRAPARIEGAILLHPSFCGEQRMEAEAEEHWASVKKRWAVICPGARGGLDDPRMNPTAAGAPSLAALACERMLVTAASEDPRMPRDRAYYEAVVSSGWGGSVEWFVSEGEGHGFFIDEPGGSEAAALMERVVGFVTRH